From Bradyrhizobium sp. 4:
GCTAGTACGACTTCGCCAGCCCCAGCACCTTTTCCGCAATGAAGCTGAGCGCAAGCTGCGGGCTGACCGGCGCGATGCGCGGGATCAGAACTTCGCGCAAGTAACGCTCGACGTGGAATTCCTTGGCGTAACCGAAGCCGCCATGGGTCATCACCGCCTGCTCGCAGGCATGATATCCGGCCTCACCGGCAATGTATTTCGCGGCATTGGCGGCGCCGCCGCAAGGCATGCCCTTGTCGTATTGCCAGGCCGCCGACATCACCATCAACCAGGCCGCCTCGAGCTCGACCCAGTTTACGGCCAGCGGATGTTGAATGCCCTGGTTCTTGCCGATGGGTCGGTTGAACACCACGCGGGTCTTGGCGTATTCGGTCGCGCGCGACAACGCGAGCTTGCCGAGGCCGACGGCTTCCGCTGCGATCAGGATGCGCTCCGGGTTCATGCCTTCGAGGATATACTGGAAGCCTTTGCCTTCTTCGCCGATCCGATCTTCCATGGGGATCTCGAAATCCTCGAAGAACAGCTCGTTGGAATCGACGACCTTGCGGCCCATCTTCTCGATCTCGTGGACCTTGATCCTGTTGCGATCGAAGTCCGTATAGAACAGGCTCAGCCCATGCGTGGGCGAGCGCACATCCTCCAGCGGCGTGGTGCGAGCCAGCAGCAGGATCTTGTGCGCAACCTGCGCGGTCGAGATCCACACCTTCTGGCCGTTGACGATGTAGCGGTCGTTCTTGGCCACCGCGCGGGTCTTGAGCTGGGTCGTGTTGAGGCCGGTGTTGGGCTCGGTCACGGCAAAGCACGCCTTTTCGCGGCCCTCGACCATCGGCGGCAGCATGCGCTTGCGCTGTTCCTCGGTGCCGAACACGACCACGGGATTGAGACCGAACACGTTGATGTGCACCGCGGATGCGCCCGACATGCCGGCGCCGGATTCCGCGATGGCGCGCATCATGATCGCGGCTTCGGTGATGCCGAGCCCGGAACCGCCGTAGGCCTCCGGCACGCAGATGCCGAGCCAGCCGGCGTCGGCGAGCGCCTTGTGGAAGTCGTGCGGGAAGCCGCCGTCGTGGTCCTTCTTCAGCCAATAGGCGTCAGGAAAGCCCTCGCAGATCTTCGCGATGGCGTCGCGAATGGCCTCCTGCTGATCGGTGAGCGCGAAATCCATGATGGTCTCCTTGTTGGGAGCCGCGCCCGCGCCATCTCCCCTCTTCGCGTTTCCCACGCGAAGGCCGCGGCCGATTGCCGTGCCCGGACGTGCCCTCGCTTGCGTTCTTTAGCTCGAAAAACCGGGTACAGATACGTGAATTTGCCTGCCAACTGTGTGTACCATGCATGGGATCATGCGGCGCGATGGTGTGAGCGCGCTGTTATTTCGCAGGGAGGAAGACCGCGATGGCCGGACTTTATTTCGAGGAGTTTTCCGTGGGCCAGGAGTTCAGGCATCCCCTGACGCGGACCGTCACGGAGATGGACAACACCATGTTCAGCCTGCTGACGCTCAATCCGCAGCCGCTGCACATCGACGCGCATTTTTCGGCCCAGACCGAGTTCGGCCAGCGCATTTTCAACAGCCTTTACACGCTCGGCATCATGATCGGCATGACGGTCTATGATACGACCATGGGCACCACCGTTGCCAATCTCGGCATGACCGACGTCACCTTTCCGAAACCGGTCTTCCATGGCGACACACTGCGGGCGACGACCAAGGTGCT
This genomic window contains:
- a CDS encoding acyl-CoA dehydrogenase family protein — its product is MDFALTDQQEAIRDAIAKICEGFPDAYWLKKDHDGGFPHDFHKALADAGWLGICVPEAYGGSGLGITEAAIMMRAIAESGAGMSGASAVHINVFGLNPVVVFGTEEQRKRMLPPMVEGREKACFAVTEPNTGLNTTQLKTRAVAKNDRYIVNGQKVWISTAQVAHKILLLARTTPLEDVRSPTHGLSLFYTDFDRNRIKVHEIEKMGRKVVDSNELFFEDFEIPMEDRIGEEGKGFQYILEGMNPERILIAAEAVGLGKLALSRATEYAKTRVVFNRPIGKNQGIQHPLAVNWVELEAAWLMVMSAAWQYDKGMPCGGAANAAKYIAGEAGYHACEQAVMTHGGFGYAKEFHVERYLREVLIPRIAPVSPQLALSFIAEKVLGLAKSY
- a CDS encoding MaoC family dehydratase, producing MAGLYFEEFSVGQEFRHPLTRTVTEMDNTMFSLLTLNPQPLHIDAHFSAQTEFGQRIFNSLYTLGIMIGMTVYDTTMGTTVANLGMTDVTFPKPVFHGDTLRATTKVLSLRESKSRPKAGIVEFEHHALNQNDEIVGKCRRMAMMHKRPV